One region of Cyanobium sp. M30B3 genomic DNA includes:
- a CDS encoding metallophosphoesterase, translated as MVLSRRQLLGLGGSATAALLLGSRGLGAKPAPSPRGSATAIPRGDQRIVLISDLNASYGSTSYIPQVHQGVALVRQLKADLVLCAGDMVAGQKLGLAAGHLDAMWQAFERQVLLPIRGAGEPFAPAMGNHDASSSRTAQGYTFALERERAARFWRARQNALGLSLVEASRFPFRYSLRQGDLFAVVIDASSALVPAEDWSWAEAQLASTVARGARLRLLIGHLPPFGLSQGRDRPGEVLHQPDRLLGLMQRQGVHLYVSGHQHVWYPSRVGGVNLLSLGAMGSGPRRLLHGELPPVQTITVLDLFRGRQQLVETTLELNGLRELPVTALPPQLQPSTGPVLQRRDGAMGLG; from the coding sequence ATGGTTCTGAGCCGCCGCCAGCTGCTCGGCCTGGGGGGGAGCGCCACGGCCGCCCTGCTGCTGGGGAGCAGGGGGCTGGGGGCCAAGCCGGCCCCGAGTCCCCGGGGGAGCGCCACCGCCATCCCCCGGGGGGATCAGCGCATCGTGTTGATCAGCGATCTCAACGCCAGCTACGGCTCCACCAGCTACATCCCCCAGGTGCACCAGGGGGTGGCCCTGGTGCGCCAGCTCAAGGCCGACCTGGTGCTCTGCGCCGGCGACATGGTGGCCGGCCAGAAGCTGGGGCTCGCCGCCGGCCACCTCGATGCCATGTGGCAGGCATTCGAGCGCCAGGTGCTGCTGCCGATCCGCGGCGCCGGGGAGCCCTTCGCGCCAGCCATGGGCAACCACGATGCCTCCAGCAGCCGCACGGCCCAGGGCTACACCTTCGCCCTCGAGCGGGAGCGGGCGGCCCGCTTCTGGCGCGCCCGCCAGAACGCGCTGGGGCTGAGCCTGGTGGAGGCCAGCCGCTTTCCCTTCCGCTACAGCCTGCGCCAGGGCGACCTGTTCGCCGTGGTGATCGATGCCTCCTCCGCGCTGGTGCCGGCCGAGGACTGGAGCTGGGCCGAGGCCCAGCTGGCCTCAACGGTGGCCCGAGGGGCCCGGCTGCGGCTGCTGATCGGTCACCTGCCTCCCTTCGGCCTCAGCCAGGGGCGCGATCGCCCCGGCGAGGTGCTGCATCAGCCGGATCGGCTGCTGGGGCTGATGCAGCGCCAGGGGGTGCATCTCTACGTGAGCGGGCACCAGCACGTCTGGTACCCCAGCCGGGTAGGAGGCGTGAACCTGCTCAGCCTGGGGGCGATGGGCAGCGGGCCGCGGCGCCTGCTGCACGGCGAGCTGCCGCCGGTGCAGACCATCACCGTGCTCGACCTGTTCCGCGGGCGGCAGCAGCTGGTGGAGACCACCCTGGAGCTGAACGGCCTGCGGGAGCTGCCGGTGACCGCCCTGCCCCCCCAGCTCCAGCCGAGCACCGGCCCGGTGCTGCAACGCCGCGACGGGGCGATGGGGCTGGGCTGA
- a CDS encoding Crp/Fnr family transcriptional regulator — protein sequence MVFTPALEANYRDSFRDLLEASYEKRSLVHLSAGSTVPLLKKSVWLVVRGMVKLSAISMQGDELLLGLAGPNEPFGDPLTNVQAYEARSMVDSDLLCISCDEMAESPHLAIAVLQGMAARYRQSEAMLALLGLRRIEERVRGFLELLANDYGVPCDQGLRLNVKLTHQDLASALSTTRVTVTRVLGSLRDEGWLQIDAQRRLVISHQPLRRR from the coding sequence ATGGTGTTCACACCCGCTCTTGAAGCCAACTACCGCGACAGCTTCAGGGATCTGCTGGAAGCCAGTTATGAGAAACGCAGCCTCGTTCATCTGAGCGCCGGCAGCACCGTGCCCCTGCTCAAGAAATCCGTGTGGCTGGTGGTGCGGGGCATGGTGAAGCTGAGCGCCATCTCCATGCAGGGAGATGAATTGCTGCTCGGCCTGGCCGGGCCGAATGAGCCCTTCGGCGACCCCCTCACCAACGTGCAGGCCTACGAGGCCCGCAGCATGGTGGACAGCGACCTGCTCTGCATCAGCTGCGACGAGATGGCGGAGTCCCCCCATCTGGCCATTGCCGTGCTGCAGGGCATGGCCGCCCGCTATCGCCAGAGTGAGGCCATGCTGGCCCTGCTCGGCCTGCGCCGCATCGAGGAGCGGGTGCGCGGCTTCCTCGAACTGCTGGCCAACGACTACGGCGTGCCCTGCGACCAGGGCCTGCGCCTCAATGTGAAGCTCACCCACCAGGATCTGGCCAGCGCCCTCAGCACCACCCGCGTCACCGTCACCCGCGTGCTGGGCAGCCTGCGCGACGAAGGCTGGCTGCAGATCGACGCCCAGCGCCGTCTGGTGATCAGCCACCAGCCCCTGCGCCGACGATGA
- a CDS encoding winged helix-turn-helix transcriptional regulator, producing the protein MPLAPAPTPAALDPHQARALLKALADPIRLQVIEVLGGGERCVCELTEVLGLAQSKLSFHLKVLKDSGLLADRQSGRWIYYQLQPEALEQLRGWLAELAAANCSVPARPCC; encoded by the coding sequence ATGCCCCTCGCCCCAGCGCCCACGCCTGCGGCTCTGGATCCACACCAGGCCCGAGCGCTGCTCAAGGCCCTGGCCGATCCGATCCGCCTCCAGGTGATTGAGGTCCTGGGCGGCGGTGAGCGCTGCGTCTGCGAGCTCACCGAAGTGCTGGGGCTGGCCCAGTCGAAGCTCTCCTTTCACCTCAAGGTGCTCAAGGATTCCGGCCTGCTGGCCGATCGCCAGAGCGGCCGCTGGATCTACTACCAGCTGCAACCGGAGGCCCTCGAGCAGCTGCGCGGCTGGCTGGCGGAGCTGGCGGCCGCCAATTGCAGCGTTCCCGCCAGGCCCTGCTGCTGA
- a CDS encoding response regulator transcription factor gives MQTRLLVVEDDETIRETIRDSLELEGFEVIACGNGRDALQSIQRAPEGGGFALVVLDLMLPGLGGLDVCRQLRAAQNQTPILVVSARDSETDRVLGLEVGADDYLIKPFGMRELVARCRALLRRTTTATASSKVLEHDNLRLFQDECRVTRDGIEVNLSPKEYRLLELFMANPRRVWSRDKLLEQVWGVDYFGDSKTVDVHIRWLREKLERNPSSPEHLITVRGFGYRFG, from the coding sequence ATGCAAACCAGGCTGCTGGTCGTCGAGGACGACGAAACTATCCGCGAAACCATCCGCGACTCCCTGGAGCTGGAGGGGTTCGAGGTGATCGCCTGCGGCAACGGCCGCGATGCCCTGCAATCGATCCAGCGGGCCCCCGAGGGCGGCGGTTTCGCCCTGGTGGTGCTCGACCTGATGCTGCCGGGGTTGGGGGGCCTGGATGTGTGCCGCCAGCTGCGCGCCGCCCAGAACCAGACCCCGATCCTGGTGGTGAGCGCCCGCGACAGCGAGACCGACCGGGTGCTAGGGCTGGAAGTGGGGGCGGACGACTACCTGATCAAACCCTTCGGCATGCGCGAACTGGTGGCCCGCTGCCGGGCCCTGCTGCGCCGCACCACCACGGCCACGGCCAGCAGCAAGGTGCTGGAACATGACAACCTGCGTCTGTTCCAGGATGAATGCCGCGTCACCCGCGACGGCATCGAGGTGAATCTCTCACCCAAGGAATACCGGCTGCTGGAGCTGTTCATGGCCAATCCACGCCGGGTGTGGAGCCGCGACAAATTGCTCGAACAGGTGTGGGGCGTGGACTATTTCGGCGACAGCAAAACGGTGGATGTGCACATCCGCTGGCTGCGGGAGAAACTGGAGCGCAATCCCTCCTCCCCCGAGCACCTGATCACGGTGCGGGGCTTCGGCTACCGCTTCGGTTGA
- a CDS encoding MotA/TolQ/ExbB proton channel family protein — protein sequence MGSALSLWKACGPVALPLLLLSLAVLTVAFERGWFWGRWWWRDRRPWVDLQQQLQACPSPQARAALLCRQQRLMAWGEPLLAATQILAPLLGLVGTTAGLMAVLRNLGNQLLLPPGAPLAGYADVLLPTLLGLQLTLLATALLLLNQGLRQWQLGLLRRQGSGQP from the coding sequence ATGGGTTCAGCACTGTCACTGTGGAAGGCCTGCGGCCCGGTGGCCCTGCCCCTGCTGCTGCTCTCCCTGGCGGTGCTCACCGTGGCCTTTGAGCGCGGCTGGTTCTGGGGGCGCTGGTGGTGGCGGGATCGCCGCCCCTGGGTCGACCTGCAGCAGCAACTGCAGGCCTGCCCATCGCCCCAGGCCAGGGCGGCCCTGCTCTGCCGCCAGCAGCGGCTGATGGCCTGGGGCGAGCCGCTGCTGGCAGCCACCCAGATCCTCGCCCCCCTGCTGGGGCTGGTGGGCACCACCGCCGGCCTGATGGCGGTGCTGCGCAACCTGGGCAACCAGTTGCTGCTGCCCCCCGGCGCGCCGCTGGCCGGCTATGCCGACGTGCTGCTGCCCACCCTGCTGGGCCTGCAGCTGACCCTGCTGGCCACCGCCCTGCTGCTGCTCAACCAGGGCCTGCGCCAGTGGCAGCTCGGCCTGCTGCGGCGCCAGGGCAGCGGGCAGCCATGA
- the arsB gene encoding ACR3 family arsenite efflux transporter, which produces MGIFERFLSLWIALAILAGVALGALFPGAAAAIEALQVARINLPIALLIWGMIFPMMLAVDFGSIADLRRQPKGLIVTVAVNWLIKPLTMTAIAWLFIRGLFGAWIPAELGDQYIAGMILLGVAPCTAMVFVWSRLSDGDPNYTLVQVAINDLIMVFAFAPIAALLLGVSDVLVPWDTLVTAVGLFVVVPLAAGWLTRLLLRSPGRIGRLEARLKPLAIVSLIATVLLLFLVQAGAILANPLAIALIAIPLILQTYLIFWITARWMRFWRQPHAIAAPGAMIGASNFFELAVAVAISLFGLNSGAALATVVGVLVEVPVMLSLVAIANHNRRLFPADAACQATQTQASITGAP; this is translated from the coding sequence ATGGGCATCTTTGAACGCTTTCTCAGCCTCTGGATCGCACTGGCAATCCTGGCCGGCGTGGCCCTGGGGGCCCTGTTTCCCGGAGCTGCAGCGGCCATCGAGGCACTGCAGGTGGCCCGCATCAACCTGCCGATCGCCCTGCTGATCTGGGGGATGATCTTCCCGATGATGCTGGCGGTGGATTTCGGTTCCATCGCCGACCTGCGCCGCCAGCCGAAGGGCCTGATCGTCACCGTGGCGGTGAACTGGCTGATCAAGCCGCTCACGATGACGGCGATCGCCTGGCTGTTCATCCGCGGCCTGTTCGGCGCCTGGATTCCGGCCGAGCTCGGCGACCAGTACATCGCCGGCATGATCCTGCTGGGGGTGGCCCCCTGCACGGCGATGGTGTTTGTGTGGAGCCGCCTCAGCGACGGCGACCCCAACTACACCCTGGTGCAGGTGGCGATCAACGACCTGATCATGGTGTTCGCCTTCGCGCCGATCGCCGCCCTGCTGCTGGGGGTGAGCGATGTGCTGGTGCCCTGGGACACCCTGGTGACGGCGGTGGGGTTGTTTGTGGTGGTGCCGCTGGCGGCGGGCTGGCTCACCCGCCTGCTGCTGCGCAGCCCCGGCCGGATCGGGCGCCTGGAGGCGCGGCTCAAGCCCCTGGCGATCGTGAGCCTGATCGCCACCGTGCTGCTGCTGTTCCTGGTGCAGGCCGGCGCCATCCTGGCCAACCCACTGGCGATCGCCCTGATCGCCATCCCGCTGATCCTGCAGACCTACCTGATCTTCTGGATCACGGCCCGCTGGATGCGCTTCTGGCGCCAGCCCCATGCCATCGCCGCCCCCGGCGCCATGATCGGTGCCTCCAACTTCTTCGAGCTGGCGGTGGCGGTGGCCATCAGCCTGTTCGGCCTCAACTCCGGTGCCGCCCTGGCCACCGTGGTGGGCGTGCTGGTGGAGGTGCCGGTGATGCTGTCGCTGGTGGCGATCGCCAACCACAACCGGCGGTTGTTTCCGGCGGACGCCGCCTGTCAAGCAACACAGACACAGGCTTCCATCACGGGCGCTCCATAA
- a CDS encoding PAS domain-containing sensor histidine kinase yields the protein MLISPRQIWRWWQRRGDRGGSLPSSRQLLSWMDSSPVGWILLDRGNRIRHLNPRAERILGWESSRPSHGRSLAEVCDDPNLASSIGLARRQDRPQRLEWPFRQQDYDVMVVPGLDGWLGVQLQSRRSLEAQLQQQERWVSDVAHELKTPLTALLLVGDSLAAQVNPQNERLVERLQRELLRLQELVGDLLELSRLENTLPGRGLKVAQLELGQLLEQVWAGLRPLAEQRQISLVMQQRQPLPIEADQSRLHRALLNLLDNAVRYSPDGAEVEVSLSSRGGWCLVSVRDHGPGLSEQDLTHLFERFYRGDPSRVRSQRSGSGLGLAIVQQIAVTHGGRIQASNHPEGGALMELILPLGQPQEAGGRGPLR from the coding sequence ATGCTGATTTCCCCCCGCCAGATCTGGCGCTGGTGGCAGCGGCGCGGCGACCGCGGCGGCAGCCTGCCCAGCTCCCGCCAGCTGCTGAGCTGGATGGATTCCTCGCCGGTGGGCTGGATCCTGCTCGACCGGGGCAACCGCATCCGCCATCTCAACCCCCGCGCCGAGCGCATCCTGGGCTGGGAGAGCAGCCGCCCCTCCCATGGCCGCAGCCTGGCGGAGGTGTGCGACGACCCCAATCTGGCCAGCAGCATCGGTCTGGCCCGCCGCCAGGACAGACCGCAACGGCTGGAGTGGCCGTTCCGGCAGCAGGACTACGACGTGATGGTGGTGCCGGGGCTGGACGGCTGGCTGGGGGTGCAGCTGCAGAGCCGCCGCTCCCTGGAGGCCCAGCTGCAGCAGCAGGAACGCTGGGTGAGCGATGTGGCCCACGAGCTGAAAACCCCGCTCACCGCCCTGCTGCTGGTGGGTGACAGCCTGGCGGCCCAGGTGAATCCCCAGAACGAGCGCCTGGTGGAGCGGCTGCAGCGGGAGCTGCTGCGCCTGCAGGAACTGGTGGGGGATCTGCTGGAGCTCTCGCGCCTGGAGAACACCCTGCCCGGCCGGGGCCTGAAAGTGGCGCAGCTGGAGCTGGGCCAGCTGCTGGAGCAGGTGTGGGCCGGGCTGCGCCCCCTGGCGGAACAGCGCCAGATCAGCCTGGTGATGCAGCAGCGCCAGCCCTTGCCGATCGAGGCGGATCAATCCAGGCTGCATCGCGCCCTGCTCAACCTGCTGGACAACGCGGTGCGCTACAGCCCCGATGGCGCAGAGGTGGAGGTCTCGCTGAGCAGCCGGGGGGGCTGGTGCCTGGTGAGCGTGCGCGACCACGGGCCGGGCCTGAGCGAGCAGGACCTCACCCACCTGTTCGAGCGCTTCTACCGCGGCGACCCCTCGCGGGTGCGCAGCCAGCGCAGCGGCAGCGGGCTGGGCCTGGCGATCGTGCAACAGATCGCCGTGACCCACGGCGGCAGGATTCAAGCCAGCAACCACCCCGAGGGCGGGGCGTTGATGGAACTGATCCTGCCGCTGGGTCAACCGCAGGAGGCCGGCGGGCGGGGGCCGCTCCGTTGA
- a CDS encoding carbohydrate porin — translation MAASAISNSAAISSTTEQQEIDRRSLWVGAWEAQNQVTSVSQFSDVRPTDWAYQALSNLVERYGCVAGYPDGTFKGRQALTRYEAAALLNACLDRVTEVTDELKRLMAEFEKELAVLKGRVDTLEGKVETLEAQQFSTTTKLSGLATVVVGGVRNNPAGEQVTLNVDLQLNLDTSFSGKDLLRTVLRAGTFDGDRNAFGGGLSALEIAFQEDAGPDVVGIDKIFYQVPLGASPLGRQFTATLGGRVGQEDMLALWPSAYPSDTILNALTLNGAPLAYNKNLGPGFGLWWQANGWSVSANYVAAHGADSSPGLFNSGSAATSTVQLGYGQETWGIAAIYSFIDGGVGVPGATPFVTRQIEEEGVRSNAFGISGFWQPAESGWLPSISAGYGINSSSRGDLRTSQSWMVGLQWSDVLAKGNSFGMGVGQPAFATASRNGAATEQGVWAWEWWVQWQLSDAISVTPAVFYLNNPGGEEGGRDQFGALIKTSFSF, via the coding sequence ATGGCCGCCAGCGCCATCTCCAATTCTGCCGCCATCAGCTCCACCACGGAGCAGCAGGAGATCGACCGGCGATCTCTGTGGGTTGGGGCCTGGGAAGCCCAGAACCAGGTCACCAGCGTGTCCCAGTTCTCCGACGTTCGCCCCACCGACTGGGCCTACCAGGCCCTCTCCAACCTGGTGGAGCGCTACGGCTGCGTGGCCGGCTACCCCGACGGCACCTTCAAGGGCCGCCAAGCCCTGACCCGCTATGAGGCAGCCGCCCTGCTCAACGCCTGTCTCGATCGCGTCACCGAGGTGACCGACGAGCTCAAGCGTCTGATGGCCGAGTTCGAGAAGGAACTGGCCGTGCTCAAGGGCCGCGTCGACACCCTCGAGGGCAAGGTCGAGACCCTGGAGGCCCAGCAGTTCTCCACCACCACCAAGCTCTCCGGCCTGGCCACCGTCGTGGTGGGCGGCGTACGCAACAACCCCGCCGGCGAGCAGGTCACGCTCAATGTCGACCTTCAGCTCAACCTCGACACCAGCTTCAGCGGCAAGGACTTGCTGCGCACCGTGCTGCGGGCCGGCACCTTCGACGGCGATCGCAATGCCTTCGGTGGCGGTCTCTCCGCTCTGGAGATCGCCTTCCAGGAAGACGCGGGCCCCGATGTGGTGGGAATCGACAAGATCTTCTATCAAGTCCCGCTTGGAGCCTCGCCGCTCGGCCGTCAGTTCACCGCCACCCTCGGTGGCCGGGTGGGCCAGGAGGACATGCTGGCGCTCTGGCCGAGTGCCTATCCCAGCGACACCATCCTCAACGCGCTCACCCTCAACGGGGCGCCGCTGGCCTACAACAAAAACCTGGGCCCAGGCTTTGGCCTCTGGTGGCAGGCCAACGGCTGGAGTGTGAGCGCCAATTATGTGGCGGCCCATGGCGCCGACTCCTCCCCGGGGCTGTTCAACAGCGGTTCAGCCGCCACCAGCACCGTGCAGCTGGGCTACGGCCAGGAGACCTGGGGCATCGCCGCCATCTACTCCTTCATCGATGGCGGTGTGGGCGTGCCGGGGGCCACACCGTTCGTCACCCGCCAGATCGAGGAGGAGGGGGTGCGCAGCAACGCCTTCGGCATCAGCGGCTTCTGGCAGCCGGCCGAGAGTGGCTGGCTGCCCTCGATCAGCGCCGGCTACGGGATCAACAGCAGCAGCCGGGGCGATCTGCGCACCAGCCAGTCGTGGATGGTGGGCCTGCAGTGGAGCGATGTGCTCGCCAAGGGGAACAGCTTCGGCATGGGGGTGGGCCAGCCCGCCTTCGCCACCGCCAGCCGCAACGGCGCCGCTACCGAGCAGGGCGTCTGGGCCTGGGAGTGGTGGGTTCAGTGGCAGCTCAGCGATGCGATCTCCGTGACGCCGGCGGTCTTCTACCTCAACAATCCCGGCGGTGAGGAAGGCGGCAGGGATCAGTTCGGGGCCCTGATCAAGACCAGCTTCAGTTTTTGA
- the cysK gene encoding cysteine synthase A yields the protein MTIYADNSLSIGRTPLVELQRLTRGCSARVLAKIEGRNPAYSVKCRIGAAMIWQAEKDGLLGPGKELIEPTSGNTGIALAFVAASRGIPLTLTMPETMSIERRKLLTAYGARLLLTEGRMGMAGAIGAARDLAASDPDRYVLLQQFANPANPQIHHDTTGPEIWEDTEGQVDVLVAGVGTGGTITGVSRYIKTTLGKPLQSVAVEPTNSPVISQTLAGAELKPGPHKIQGIGAGFVPTNLDLAMVDRVETVGDEEAVTTARRLMKEEGILAGISCGAATAAALRLAADPAYAGKTIVVVLPDSGERYLSSVLFAGMFDASGLALV from the coding sequence ATGACGATCTACGCCGACAACAGCCTCAGCATCGGCCGCACCCCCCTGGTGGAGCTGCAGCGGCTGACCCGTGGCTGTTCGGCCCGGGTGCTGGCCAAGATCGAGGGCCGCAATCCCGCCTATTCGGTGAAGTGCCGCATCGGCGCGGCGATGATCTGGCAGGCCGAGAAGGATGGGCTGCTCGGGCCGGGCAAGGAACTGATCGAGCCCACCAGCGGCAACACCGGCATCGCCCTGGCCTTCGTGGCGGCCTCGCGGGGCATCCCCCTCACCCTCACCATGCCGGAGACGATGAGCATCGAGCGGCGCAAGCTGCTCACGGCCTATGGGGCCCGGCTGCTGCTCACCGAAGGCCGCATGGGCATGGCGGGGGCGATCGGCGCGGCCCGCGACCTGGCCGCCTCCGATCCAGACCGCTACGTGCTGCTGCAGCAGTTCGCCAACCCGGCCAATCCCCAGATTCATCACGACACCACAGGCCCGGAGATCTGGGAGGACACCGAGGGCCAGGTGGATGTGCTGGTGGCCGGCGTGGGCACCGGCGGCACGATCACCGGCGTGAGCCGCTACATCAAGACCACCCTGGGCAAGCCGCTGCAGTCGGTGGCGGTGGAGCCCACCAACAGCCCGGTGATCAGCCAGACCCTGGCCGGGGCGGAACTCAAGCCGGGGCCCCACAAGATTCAGGGCATCGGCGCCGGTTTCGTGCCGACCAACCTCGATCTGGCGATGGTGGACCGGGTGGAGACCGTGGGCGATGAGGAGGCGGTGACGACGGCGCGGCGGCTGATGAAAGAGGAGGGCATCCTGGCCGGCATCTCCTGTGGGGCCGCCACCGCTGCCGCCCTGCGCCTGGCCGCCGATCCCGCCTACGCCGGCAAGACCATCGTGGTGGTGCTGCCCGACTCCGGCGAGCGTTACCTCAGTTCGGTGCTGTTCGCAGGCATGTTCGACGCCAGCGGCCTGGCGTTGGTGTGA
- a CDS encoding response regulator transcription factor, which produces MSPPQRALRLLLIEIQPGHCEALQAALRQGGFVVEAQPAAEAMQHQMMQRSTWDLVIASGDPAAPEILALCGERRGLSKAGPLLVLGSSGHRDQLAGSSSGEAARVQALEAGADDVLLQPFGLAECLARCRALVRRHQVNRPATTVLSYGPIEMVVEEHLVRRSGEPVALSPREFRLLQFLLEHQGRIWHREELLRRVWGELEALDFDPKTVDVHIHWLRLKLETDPAHPTLITTVRGRGYCLG; this is translated from the coding sequence ATGAGCCCACCGCAGCGTGCGCTGCGGTTGCTGCTGATCGAGATCCAGCCTGGCCACTGCGAGGCCCTGCAGGCTGCCCTCCGGCAGGGCGGTTTTGTGGTGGAGGCGCAGCCGGCAGCGGAAGCCATGCAGCACCAGATGATGCAGCGCAGCACCTGGGATCTTGTGATTGCCAGCGGCGATCCGGCCGCGCCGGAAATCCTCGCCCTCTGCGGCGAACGGCGCGGCCTGAGCAAGGCCGGCCCCCTGCTGGTTCTGGGGAGCTCCGGCCACCGGGACCAGCTGGCCGGCTCGAGCAGCGGTGAAGCCGCCCGGGTGCAGGCCCTCGAGGCCGGCGCCGACGATGTGCTGCTGCAGCCCTTCGGCCTGGCCGAGTGCCTGGCCCGCTGCCGGGCCCTGGTGCGCCGGCACCAGGTGAACCGTCCCGCCACCACCGTGCTCAGCTACGGGCCGATCGAGATGGTGGTGGAGGAACACCTGGTGCGCCGCAGCGGTGAGCCGGTGGCCCTCTCCCCCCGGGAATTCCGGCTGCTGCAGTTTCTGCTGGAGCACCAGGGCCGGATCTGGCACCGCGAGGAACTGCTCAGGCGGGTGTGGGGCGAACTGGAGGCGCTCGACTTCGATCCCAAAACCGTGGACGTGCACATCCATTGGCTGCGGCTGAAGCTGGAGACCGATCCGGCCCACCCCACCCTGATCACCACCGTGCGGGGGAGGGGGTACTGCCTTGGCTGA
- a CDS encoding choloylglycine hydrolase family protein — MVGRALNRLGLVLAGLALGLPVAPALACTGGALTAADGSVVVGRTLEFGQPLDSQIAVWPAGSTIRGLSTRGAGLTFRSRYGFAGATVANHSDMLLDGLNEKGLNVGIFYFPGYAQYTPVAKARSGRILAPGQITAWILANFASVEEVKAQINTIDLTPQVLDVIGIVPDLHVKVQDAAGRSIVIEPRGGRLVVHDNPTRVLTNAPTFDWQITNLNNYVTLMKSYPAAKTIGAPGAGELTLQPFGMGAGGAGLPGDFSPPSRFVRMVYFTQGATPAANATGAVSDLFHILNNFDIPYGVAQPPRGTSEKNADFTTWTAVSDLKNLQFNWHTYGDPQLKSLDLRQALAAAGGKLRLLPMGPQQPTDAMPLTPVTLPNQPSP; from the coding sequence ATGGTGGGTCGTGCTCTGAATCGTCTCGGCCTGGTCCTGGCTGGCCTGGCCCTCGGGCTTCCCGTTGCCCCTGCCCTGGCCTGCACCGGTGGCGCCCTCACCGCCGCCGACGGCTCGGTGGTGGTGGGCCGCACCCTGGAGTTCGGCCAGCCGCTTGATTCCCAGATCGCGGTGTGGCCTGCCGGCAGCACCATCCGCGGCCTGAGCACCCGTGGAGCGGGCCTCACCTTTCGCAGTCGCTACGGATTTGCCGGTGCCACGGTGGCCAACCACAGCGACATGCTGCTGGATGGCCTCAACGAGAAGGGCCTGAATGTGGGTATCTTCTATTTCCCGGGCTATGCCCAGTACACGCCGGTGGCCAAGGCCCGTTCGGGGCGGATTCTGGCTCCGGGGCAGATCACGGCCTGGATCCTCGCCAACTTCGCCAGCGTGGAGGAGGTGAAGGCGCAGATCAACACCATTGATCTCACCCCCCAGGTGTTGGATGTGATCGGAATCGTGCCCGATCTGCACGTGAAGGTGCAGGATGCAGCCGGCCGCAGCATCGTGATCGAGCCGCGCGGCGGGCGACTTGTGGTGCATGACAACCCCACCCGGGTGCTCACCAATGCCCCCACCTTCGATTGGCAGATCACCAATCTCAATAACTATGTAACGCTGATGAAGAGCTACCCCGCCGCCAAGACGATCGGGGCTCCGGGCGCGGGCGAACTGACACTGCAACCCTTCGGCATGGGCGCTGGCGGTGCGGGTCTGCCCGGCGATTTTTCACCGCCGTCGCGCTTTGTGCGCATGGTGTATTTCACGCAGGGCGCCACGCCTGCCGCCAATGCCACAGGCGCCGTGTCTGATCTGTTCCACATTCTCAATAACTTCGACATCCCCTATGGCGTGGCCCAACCGCCCAGGGGCACGTCGGAGAAGAATGCTGATTTCACCACCTGGACGGCCGTGTCCGACCTGAAAAACCTGCAGTTCAACTGGCACACCTACGGCGATCCCCAGTTGAAATCACTGGACCTGCGTCAGGCTCTCGCGGCGGCAGGCGGCAAGCTGCGGCTGCTGCCCATGGGGCCGCAGCAACCCACCGATGCGATGCCCCTCACCCCGGTGACGCTGCCCAACCAGCCCTCCCCTTAA